One segment of Paenibacillus rhizovicinus DNA contains the following:
- a CDS encoding DUF6157 family protein: MDWNYYDTFITVAADCPSETGIKPLDKKDGKTKPGIEFELLANNPYGYTQEELLYIVHIRHKNIPEEELAERGDQIRDEFFMKPKPCLRASMLPKKYGWGIHFNAKGKIAIVPMESPEYRRFVEGANGNVKLLAAMRNKKK, translated from the coding sequence TTGGACTGGAATTACTATGATACGTTCATTACCGTTGCCGCGGATTGCCCCTCAGAGACCGGAATAAAGCCCCTGGACAAGAAAGACGGGAAAACAAAGCCGGGTATCGAATTTGAGTTACTCGCGAATAATCCGTATGGCTATACGCAGGAGGAGCTCCTGTACATCGTACATATCCGACATAAAAACATTCCGGAGGAGGAGTTAGCTGAGAGAGGTGACCAGATTCGAGACGAATTTTTCATGAAACCGAAACCATGCTTGAGAGCATCGATGCTCCCGAAAAAATACGGATGGGGTATTCATTTCAATGCGAAGGGGAAAATCGCGATCGTTCCGATGGAATCCCCAGAATATAGGCGTTTCGTGGAAGGAGCCAATGGGAATGTGAAGCTGCTCGCCGCTATGAGAAACAAGAAGAAATGA
- a CDS encoding ATP-binding response regulator: MNDSMIDASDRLQLMADDDADDETVLYWKFLIVDDDPDIHTVTKLVLEGHTFEDGKLQFFSAYSAVEAILLLERHPDIAVVLLDVVMEEDDAGLKLVKRVREQMGNRLVRIILRTGQPGQAPEHTVIRSYDISDYKEKTELTSTKLFSTVYTSIRTYRYLNSIAAAHDTLERRVRERTQELEERARDLHASMRHTYEAMMEVSVLEERNRIARDIHNVVGHTLTAAVVQLEAGKHLINLDTERASEKMDLASQLVRKGLDEIRSSVHQLADERETVDLQRDLARLVRETEAHAGVCIHCEIEPMPKLSFFQIKLLCHALQEGLTNGIRHGRSTRFHFRLAYASGDRRIAFALRNNGLVPRALAFGFGLGALRDQVELAHGSLCLEPVPHEGMELRIIFPIAGAVTGSELLP, from the coding sequence ATGAACGATAGCATGATCGACGCGTCCGACAGGCTGCAGTTGATGGCCGACGACGACGCCGATGATGAAACGGTCTTGTATTGGAAATTTCTGATCGTCGACGATGACCCGGATATTCATACCGTCACGAAGCTGGTGTTGGAAGGCCATACGTTCGAAGACGGCAAACTGCAATTCTTCAGCGCCTATTCGGCCGTAGAGGCGATCCTGCTCCTGGAACGGCATCCCGACATCGCGGTCGTGCTCTTGGACGTCGTCATGGAAGAAGACGATGCCGGACTGAAGCTCGTCAAGCGCGTGCGCGAGCAGATGGGTAACCGGCTCGTTCGGATCATCCTGCGGACCGGACAGCCCGGGCAAGCGCCCGAGCATACGGTCATCCGGTCTTACGACATTAGCGATTACAAGGAAAAAACGGAGTTGACCAGCACGAAGCTGTTCAGCACGGTCTATACGTCGATCAGGACGTATCGGTATTTGAACAGCATCGCAGCCGCCCACGATACGCTGGAACGGCGCGTCCGCGAACGAACGCAAGAGCTGGAGGAGCGGGCGCGCGATTTGCACGCGTCCATGCGGCATACGTACGAAGCGATGATGGAGGTTTCGGTACTGGAGGAGCGCAACCGGATCGCGAGAGACATTCATAACGTTGTGGGCCATACGCTCACCGCCGCGGTCGTTCAGCTAGAAGCCGGCAAACACCTGATTAACCTGGATACCGAGCGGGCATCCGAGAAGATGGACCTGGCAAGCCAGCTCGTCCGCAAAGGGCTTGACGAAATCCGAAGCTCGGTCCATCAATTGGCGGATGAACGGGAAACCGTCGATTTGCAGCGGGATCTCGCCAGACTCGTCCGGGAAACGGAAGCCCATGCCGGCGTTTGCATCCATTGCGAGATCGAACCGATGCCGAAGCTGAGTTTTTTCCAGATCAAGCTGCTCTGCCATGCCTTGCAGGAGGGACTCACGAACGGCATCCGCCACGGCCGGAGCACCCGTTTCCATTTCAGGCTTGCTTATGCTTCCGGCGATCGCCGCATCGCGTTCGCCCTGCGCAACAACGGCCTCGTTCCTCGCGCGCTTGCCTTCGGCTTCGGCCTCGGCGCGCTGCGTGACCAGGTCGAGCTCGCGCACGGAAGCTTATGTTTGGAGCCGGTGCCGCATGAAGGAATGGAATTGCGCATCATCTTTCCAATCGCGGGGGCCGTTACGGGATCGGAGCTGCTGCCATGA
- a CDS encoding S8/S53 family peptidase, whose amino-acid sequence MINSISDHSCLSSIATIAVIDSGVNVEKLPPGTVVLPGINLSGEGDETDIADHSGHGTAVSATILSVAPAARLLPVKLMDRRGALRDKSQIDTAFAWILANAARFGIGVVCAAFADSSHRVSDEALRGTPAQRHIAALLASGILTVTAAGNWYPEHRSRSLHGMAWPAIIRETVSVGALADMEEGVGLAKASQRLHASLNTGCSTTFFALPGEPGMTSGAAAAVTGCFAAVRQAYPEEAGTRLLQRLRAGCDELIDENGLSWPVVSPLDLPLG is encoded by the coding sequence ATGATTAACAGCATATCTGATCATTCGTGTCTTTCCTCTATAGCAACGATCGCCGTGATCGACTCCGGCGTGAACGTTGAGAAGCTTCCGCCGGGCACCGTCGTGCTGCCAGGCATCAATTTAAGCGGCGAAGGAGACGAGACGGATATCGCTGACCACAGCGGACATGGGACCGCCGTATCCGCAACGATCCTAAGCGTCGCGCCGGCCGCCCGCCTCCTGCCGGTGAAGTTAATGGACCGCCGCGGCGCGTTGCGCGACAAGTCTCAGATCGATACGGCATTCGCATGGATTCTGGCAAACGCCGCCCGTTTCGGAATCGGCGTGGTCTGCGCCGCATTCGCCGATTCCAGCCATCGCGTATCCGACGAAGCGCTGCGTGGAACGCCTGCGCAGCGCCATATCGCGGCATTGCTGGCGTCGGGGATTCTTACCGTTACGGCTGCAGGCAACTGGTATCCCGAGCATCGAAGCCGCAGCTTGCATGGCATGGCATGGCCGGCCATTATTCGAGAAACCGTAAGCGTCGGCGCGTTGGCGGACATGGAAGAAGGCGTCGGTCTCGCCAAAGCGAGCCAACGCCTTCATGCCAGCCTGAACACCGGCTGCAGCACCACCTTCTTCGCCCTGCCGGGCGAACCAGGAATGACGAGCGGCGCGGCCGCAGCAGTCACGGGCTGCTTCGCCGCGGTGCGGCAAGCTTATCCGGAAGAGGCCGGAACCCGGCTGCTGCAACGGCTGCGTGCCGGCTGCGATGAACTCATCGACGAGAACGGCTTATCATGGCCGGTAGTCAGCCCGCTTGATCTCCCTCTCGGCTAG
- a CDS encoding C40 family peptidase encodes MNNKQVSYEEIKGRLQTGDLLFCHGIFAEALQVEAMQGSPWSHIGMVVRLPGFDEPLFWESTTTQTLGDVMEHRIKTGPMLVTLKERIATDVSDGYDALFAFRLLNGARNDDMLAKLKAFIEEVHDASFPSLERMAFELLEGKLLRAQAGYKSFFCSELVAETYMRLGIMDRSMPSNSYRPVDLSNRTDLPLINGYTLADELLTLQDV; translated from the coding sequence ATGAACAACAAGCAAGTTTCATATGAAGAAATCAAAGGGCGCCTGCAGACCGGGGATCTTCTGTTCTGCCACGGCATCTTTGCGGAGGCTCTTCAAGTGGAGGCGATGCAAGGCTCGCCATGGTCGCATATCGGTATGGTTGTCAGACTGCCGGGATTCGATGAGCCGCTCTTCTGGGAATCTACCACGACGCAAACGCTCGGGGACGTGATGGAACACCGTATCAAAACAGGGCCGATGCTCGTAACGCTCAAGGAGCGAATTGCCACGGACGTAAGTGACGGCTACGATGCGTTGTTCGCATTTCGCCTGCTAAATGGAGCACGGAACGATGACATGTTGGCTAAATTGAAGGCGTTTATCGAAGAAGTACACGATGCCTCGTTTCCATCGCTCGAGCGGATGGCGTTCGAATTGCTCGAAGGCAAGCTGCTCCGCGCGCAAGCGGGCTATAAAAGCTTCTTCTGCAGCGAGCTGGTAGCGGAAACGTACATGCGCCTTGGCATCATGGACAGATCGATGCCATCGAACAGCTACCGGCCGGTCGACCTCTCGAACAGAACCGACCTCCCGCTGATCAACGGATATACGCTCGCCGACGAACTGCTGACCTTGCAGGATGTCTAG
- a CDS encoding response regulator, whose protein sequence is MKRLRLIIADDQALMRDGLQTILELQPDLEVAGTAENGQQALEMAREMKPDLVLLDIEMPVMNGIECTRRLKEEAPDTVILLLSTFAEDKYILDGLSNGASGYLLKDMEGHRLIEAVRDAASGKLMMPAVIAAKLAATLTRRSAEAELDAEARGDLRRELRLTEREAEIAKLMAQGMTNKQIAKALFMHEGTVRNYVSVIYSKIGVSDRAKALLALQDWLSRP, encoded by the coding sequence ATGAAGAGGCTGCGCTTAATCATTGCCGACGACCAAGCTTTAATGAGAGACGGCCTTCAGACCATATTGGAGCTGCAGCCCGACTTGGAGGTCGCGGGTACGGCGGAGAACGGGCAGCAGGCGCTGGAGATGGCACGCGAGATGAAACCGGACCTGGTGCTGCTCGATATCGAAATGCCGGTCATGAACGGGATCGAATGCACGCGGCGGCTGAAAGAGGAGGCTCCTGACACGGTGATTCTTCTGCTGTCCACCTTTGCCGAAGACAAGTACATTCTCGACGGGCTCTCGAACGGCGCCAGCGGCTATCTGCTCAAGGATATGGAAGGGCACCGGCTCATAGAAGCGGTGCGCGACGCCGCGAGCGGCAAGCTGATGATGCCGGCCGTAATTGCCGCGAAGCTGGCTGCCACCTTGACGCGTCGTTCGGCGGAGGCCGAACTGGACGCGGAGGCGCGCGGCGATCTTCGCCGGGAACTCCGCCTCACCGAACGCGAAGCGGAAATCGCCAAGCTGATGGCACAGGGCATGACCAACAAGCAAATCGCCAAAGCGCTGTTCATGCACGAGGGAACCGTCCGCAATTATGTGAGCGTCATCTATTCGAAAATCGGCGTAAGCGACCGCGCCAAGGCGCTCCTTGCCTTGCAGGATTGGCTGTCGCGGCCATAA
- a CDS encoding putative quinol monooxygenase — translation MSKFAMFGKLTAHEGKREELAEMMLASSATLNDMEGCIYYILHAAEEDPNDLWITELWESQEFHAASLQNEKVLELIGRCRHLIAGGSAVKVRPLGGKGF, via the coding sequence ATGAGCAAGTTCGCCATGTTTGGAAAATTAACGGCCCACGAGGGGAAACGGGAAGAGCTCGCGGAGATGATGCTGGCATCCAGCGCGACATTGAACGATATGGAGGGCTGCATCTATTATATCCTGCATGCGGCTGAAGAAGATCCTAACGATCTTTGGATCACGGAGCTATGGGAGAGCCAGGAGTTTCATGCCGCGTCTTTGCAAAACGAGAAGGTATTGGAGCTAATCGGGCGTTGCCGGCATTTAATCGCAGGGGGCAGTGCCGTAAAGGTTCGGCCGCTCGGAGGAAAAGGATTTTAA
- a CDS encoding metallophosphoesterase family protein, with protein MKPRTRNVSFNQTAPKKQSTLFQTSQARLLASVKKLKSNEYTFIGMGDGWAGNGQASNAIFGSALSAIRNLKKKPLFILHNGDAVFTGSDQEFKTGGTYSGVPVKSLLQLIKDPNNGVPDIPFFIVPGNHEHTGINGPLTNFRKYIGPAHFGINLPKIKTTIIGLNNSQRIGTDPNGQTIYGFAPGELPFLRNQLKKAQKNTLLAMHVPPRIGKWANPRYFQDPTSTFGNTKGQLTRFLSTVRGKVPQVLMGHVHALDQLAYQGTKYTISGGAGAPLVKKGFLKGAPTPIFHMIQFTVKCGVIVKRRVIPVGDTA; from the coding sequence TTGAAACCAAGAACTCGGAACGTTTCATTCAACCAAACAGCGCCCAAAAAGCAGAGTACGTTGTTTCAGACTTCACAAGCCCGGTTGTTGGCGAGTGTAAAGAAGTTGAAAAGTAACGAATACACCTTTATTGGTATGGGTGATGGTTGGGCAGGGAACGGGCAAGCGAGCAATGCAATATTTGGCTCAGCCTTATCTGCCATTCGCAACTTGAAGAAGAAACCTTTATTTATTTTGCATAATGGAGATGCCGTCTTCACTGGAAGCGATCAGGAATTCAAGACAGGCGGAACTTATTCAGGTGTGCCGGTAAAAAGCTTGCTGCAACTGATTAAAGATCCGAATAATGGCGTACCCGATATCCCCTTCTTCATCGTACCCGGCAACCATGAACATACAGGAATAAACGGTCCGCTTACGAACTTTAGAAAATATATCGGTCCTGCGCATTTTGGAATCAACCTCCCCAAAATTAAAACCACTATTATCGGTCTGAATAACTCACAGCGGATCGGCACAGACCCGAATGGGCAAACGATCTACGGTTTTGCGCCAGGCGAGCTGCCTTTTCTAAGAAATCAGTTAAAAAAGGCTCAGAAAAATACACTGTTGGCGATGCATGTACCCCCTAGAATTGGAAAATGGGCAAATCCGCGCTATTTTCAGGATCCAACATCGACCTTTGGTAATACCAAAGGTCAATTGACCCGGTTTCTGTCAACTGTTCGCGGCAAGGTTCCTCAAGTTCTCATGGGACATGTGCATGCTTTGGATCAATTAGCCTATCAAGGCACGAAGTACACGATTTCCGGGGGAGCCGGTGCGCCGCTTGTAAAGAAAGGCTTCCTCAAAGGAGCACCAACACCTATCTTCCACATGATCCAGTTTACCGTTAAATGCGGTGTTATCGTAAAACGTCGTGTCATTCCTGTCGGTGATACCGCTTAA
- a CDS encoding DUF1906 domain-containing protein, with protein sequence MGKGLDTTVNCHSLAGSIKEAGYDFVCRYYNRNNPGKNLTREEAAALSGAGLHVVAVWENGYPTSPDYFSYEAGKKDGHDAHRYARSIGQPANTPIYFTVDYDASLADLSGVINRYMRGVIDAFQEEEPAAAGIRYDVGIYGSGLTCGRMLGDFGGSPGIGYAWLAESRGWSGYGKFEQWNIKQLTGATVAGIPVDTNITNGNGGGFKVEGA encoded by the coding sequence TTGGGAAAAGGACTCGATACGACGGTCAATTGCCATTCGCTCGCAGGAAGCATCAAGGAAGCCGGTTACGATTTCGTATGCAGGTATTACAATCGGAACAACCCGGGCAAGAATCTGACCCGCGAAGAAGCGGCAGCGCTGTCGGGTGCAGGACTGCATGTCGTCGCGGTATGGGAGAACGGCTATCCGACGTCGCCGGATTACTTCTCGTACGAAGCCGGAAAGAAAGACGGACATGACGCGCACCGTTACGCACGTTCGATCGGCCAGCCGGCGAATACGCCGATTTATTTCACGGTCGATTACGACGCGTCGCTTGCGGACTTATCCGGCGTCATCAATCGTTACATGCGCGGCGTCATCGATGCCTTCCAAGAGGAAGAACCAGCCGCAGCCGGCATCCGTTATGACGTCGGCATCTACGGGTCGGGCCTGACGTGCGGCCGCATGCTTGGCGACTTCGGCGGCAGCCCCGGCATCGGGTATGCGTGGCTCGCCGAATCTCGCGGGTGGAGCGGCTACGGCAAGTTCGAACAGTGGAACATCAAGCAGTTGACCGGCGCGACGGTCGCCGGCATCCCGGTCGACACGAATATCACGAACGGCAACGGCGGCGGATTCAAAGTGGAAGGAGCGTGA
- a CDS encoding ATP-binding protein, with protein MSRKARLLSLIMLVMIGLACCGESRAGAEPNSTSRAVRGSLDLTGWDSRQDGIVALNGEWSFYWSTLLTPEDFRSGKAPRTSGYFTMPGYWNHHAAGANYPADGYATLRLKVRLAPRDGVMALKVNNIFSAYRIWVNGEIVASAGKVGKNKASTVARQIVQTAPFPVTTGMQELEIVVQFANYSYTKSGFQNAMQLGSVAQIEALYRRNMEGTFIAFGACTIMALYHLVLFALRRREYSALYLGLFSLFVAIRIPFVNDRYVYNWFPNMNWELFCKIPYAVFFFCMIMIAMFVQSLYARYFARPIVIAVQASGAAATLFCLLTPQRWYDKLLIPYELMTCCFIAYTLYVLIRAMRDRQPGTLTFLIGFAGLSGTIIHDFLYMSEKTHLGSLAPYGLLIFIAMQSLILAGRFVRAFTEVEQMSSRLLAMDKTKDEFLAQTSHELRTPLHGMIGLSESLIDGIAGELPEQAVRNLQLVVSSGRRLAALVGDVLDYAQLKHKDLKLFRSDIDLRSAVDVVLQLNEPLLSGRKVRLINDVPGRLNVSADENRLQQILHNLIGNAVKFTDAGSITVSASEAGDDVEVRVTDTGAGIPDEIRERVFDAYEQADGVRREGTGLGLAVTKKLVELHRGSIGIETTPGGGACIVFTLPRLTRPSAPPLQEAAGVIRQEGGFAGQTASDTMDMTAMGDLEAEEGDARRVPGARILIVDDEAVNLQVLRNHLMMDGYDVIEAADPAEALRLLESGSKPDLAVLDVMLPHMSGFELCARIRERYAASELPVIFLTAKPLHADVIEGFDAGANDYLTKPVVKRELLVRIRLHLQLAHWNRALERRVKERTEQLEEALASLHQAHDRLIQSEKLASLGELVAGIAHEMNSPIGIGVTASSHLVERTKTLSERYVQGALRKSELEAFLAECSETAAILLGNLQRTERLITNFKQVAVDQTFEERRSFRVREYMNEILLSIMPKLKQSRHRVVLHIDPSLEIIGYPGALYHIMTNLLLNSLLHAYDAGPEGTIVIRAEADAKALTVTYSDDGKGIEPELIPRIFDPFVTTKRGRGGTGLGLSVVYNLVVQTWGGTIVCDSVAGHGTAFQMVLPLQNGALEGTG; from the coding sequence ATGTCTAGAAAGGCACGTTTGCTGTCGCTGATCATGCTCGTTATGATTGGACTTGCCTGCTGCGGCGAGAGCAGGGCTGGCGCGGAGCCGAACTCGACTTCGCGGGCGGTTCGCGGCAGCCTGGATCTGACGGGCTGGGATTCGCGGCAGGACGGAATCGTTGCACTGAACGGCGAATGGTCGTTTTACTGGTCGACATTATTGACTCCGGAAGACTTCCGCAGCGGCAAGGCCCCCCGGACATCCGGCTATTTTACGATGCCTGGCTATTGGAATCATCATGCGGCAGGCGCGAATTATCCGGCCGATGGCTACGCGACCCTGCGCTTGAAGGTTCGTCTGGCGCCGCGGGACGGCGTTATGGCACTCAAGGTGAACAACATTTTTTCGGCCTACCGCATTTGGGTCAATGGCGAAATCGTCGCCTCCGCGGGGAAGGTGGGCAAGAACAAGGCAAGCACGGTGGCGCGGCAAATCGTGCAGACGGCGCCCTTCCCCGTAACGACGGGCATGCAGGAACTGGAGATCGTCGTTCAGTTCGCCAATTACAGCTATACGAAGAGCGGCTTCCAGAACGCGATGCAGCTGGGATCGGTTGCGCAAATCGAAGCGCTCTACAGGCGGAACATGGAAGGAACGTTCATCGCCTTCGGGGCTTGCACGATCATGGCGTTGTACCATCTTGTGCTCTTCGCCCTGCGGCGCCGCGAGTATTCCGCGTTGTACCTGGGCTTATTCTCGCTGTTCGTCGCCATTCGCATTCCGTTCGTGAACGATCGTTATGTTTACAATTGGTTCCCGAACATGAACTGGGAGCTGTTCTGCAAGATACCTTACGCCGTGTTCTTCTTCTGCATGATCATGATCGCGATGTTCGTGCAATCGCTTTATGCGCGCTACTTCGCCCGGCCGATCGTCATTGCGGTGCAAGCATCCGGAGCCGCCGCCACGTTGTTCTGCCTGCTCACCCCGCAGCGATGGTACGATAAACTGCTTATTCCTTACGAGCTGATGACATGCTGCTTCATCGCTTATACGTTGTACGTGCTAATCCGGGCGATGCGCGATCGCCAGCCGGGAACGCTGACGTTCCTGATCGGCTTCGCCGGACTGTCCGGCACGATCATTCACGATTTCTTGTACATGAGCGAGAAAACGCATCTCGGGTCGCTCGCTCCTTACGGGTTGCTGATATTTATCGCCATGCAATCGCTCATTCTGGCAGGGCGGTTCGTGCGCGCGTTTACGGAAGTCGAACAGATGTCCAGCCGGCTCCTTGCCATGGATAAAACGAAGGATGAATTTCTGGCCCAAACGTCCCACGAACTGCGGACGCCGCTGCACGGCATGATCGGACTGTCCGAATCTCTGATCGACGGTATTGCCGGGGAGCTGCCGGAGCAAGCCGTTCGCAACCTCCAGCTGGTCGTCTCGAGCGGCAGGCGATTGGCTGCGCTCGTCGGGGATGTATTGGATTATGCGCAGCTGAAACACAAGGATTTGAAACTGTTCCGCTCGGATATCGATCTGCGGAGCGCGGTCGACGTCGTGCTGCAGCTGAACGAGCCGTTGTTAAGCGGCCGAAAGGTGCGGCTGATTAACGACGTGCCGGGACGATTGAACGTATCGGCCGACGAGAACCGGCTGCAGCAAATCCTTCATAATCTCATCGGCAATGCCGTCAAGTTTACGGATGCCGGAAGTATCACGGTATCGGCCTCCGAAGCAGGAGACGACGTAGAAGTTCGGGTGACCGACACGGGCGCCGGCATTCCGGACGAAATCCGGGAACGCGTCTTCGACGCCTACGAGCAAGCCGATGGGGTCCGGCGGGAAGGAACGGGCTTAGGTTTAGCCGTCACGAAGAAGCTTGTCGAGCTGCATCGCGGGTCGATCGGCATCGAGACGACGCCGGGCGGCGGAGCCTGCATCGTCTTTACGCTTCCTCGGCTGACTCGGCCTTCGGCTCCGCCGCTGCAAGAGGCGGCGGGCGTCATTCGTCAGGAGGGCGGATTTGCCGGCCAAACGGCCTCGGATACCATGGACATGACTGCGATGGGCGATCTGGAAGCGGAAGAGGGTGACGCCCGCCGCGTTCCCGGAGCACGCATTCTGATCGTGGATGACGAAGCGGTCAATTTACAGGTGCTCCGCAACCACTTGATGATGGATGGCTACGATGTTATCGAGGCCGCCGATCCAGCCGAAGCGTTGAGACTCCTGGAATCCGGATCCAAGCCGGACCTTGCGGTCCTCGACGTCATGCTCCCGCATATGTCGGGTTTCGAACTATGCGCGCGCATCCGCGAACGGTATGCTGCAAGCGAATTGCCCGTCATCTTTCTTACCGCGAAGCCGCTGCACGCCGACGTGATCGAAGGCTTCGACGCCGGGGCCAACGATTATTTGACGAAGCCGGTCGTCAAACGCGAGCTGCTGGTCCGTATTCGGCTTCACTTGCAACTGGCGCACTGGAACCGCGCGCTCGAGCGCCGGGTAAAGGAGAGGACGGAGCAGCTCGAGGAAGCGCTCGCTTCCCTTCATCAGGCTCACGACAGACTGATTCAATCGGAGAAGCTCGCTTCTCTGGGCGAGCTCGTCGCGGGCATCGCCCACGAAATGAACAGCCCCATTGGAATCGGGGTGACGGCCTCTTCTCACCTGGTCGAGCGAACGAAAACGCTGTCGGAACGCTACGTCCAAGGCGCGCTGCGCAAGAGCGAGCTGGAAGCGTTCTTGGCCGAATGTTCGGAAACCGCGGCCATCCTGCTCGGCAATTTGCAGCGAACCGAGCGGCTGATTACCAACTTCAAGCAGGTTGCCGTCGATCAGACGTTCGAAGAACGGCGGTCTTTCCGGGTGAGGGAATACATGAACGAAATCCTGCTAAGCATTATGCCGAAGCTGAAGCAAAGCCGTCACCGCGTTGTGCTCCACATCGATCCGTCGCTCGAAATTATCGGTTACCCGGGCGCGTTGTATCACATCATGACCAACCTGCTGCTCAACTCGTTGCTGCATGCTTACGACGCCGGCCCGGAAGGGACGATCGTCATTCGTGCGGAAGCCGACGCGAAAGCGCTGACCGTTACCTACTCGGATGACGGTAAAGGCATCGAGCCGGAGCTGATTCCGCGGATCTTCGATCCGTTCGTGACGACGAAACGAGGGCGGGGCGGAACGGGCCTCGGACTCAGCGTCGTCTACAACCTGGTCGTGCAAACCTGGGGAGGAACGATCGTATGCGACAGCGTGGCAGGTCACGGAACGGCATTCCAGATGGTATTGCCATTACAAAACGGTGCATTGGAGGGGACGGGATGA
- a CDS encoding RNA polymerase sigma factor translates to MEQWLLEREPLTNGTGMLREIAEPESVEILVARARTGDSDAFGQLVRRSRVKAFGLAYSMTRDHHLAEDVVQEALVRAFLHLGTLMDSSRFAPWLARIIRNEAYMKLRRGGPHGKEQPLSSLGTSQSASHPKEHSNGSQWRDMDEILFRLTRSASESARQMSDPTSALLRKELLEGIRILLRCLSERERRIFEAHVFDQLPPQHIAALLDTSVANVYNSISRSRRKVQQERIRVHIGTYIEVRRAEGKPVRKMLTAPVYQ, encoded by the coding sequence ATGGAGCAGTGGCTGTTGGAACGAGAACCGCTGACTAACGGAACAGGGATGCTGAGGGAAATCGCGGAACCGGAGAGCGTAGAGATCTTGGTCGCCCGTGCGAGAACTGGCGATTCCGACGCGTTCGGTCAGTTGGTGCGGCGAAGCCGGGTGAAGGCGTTCGGCCTAGCCTACTCCATGACACGCGATCATCATTTGGCCGAGGATGTCGTGCAAGAAGCGCTAGTCCGCGCATTTTTGCACCTTGGCACGTTGATGGATAGCAGCCGCTTCGCGCCGTGGTTAGCAAGGATCATTCGCAACGAGGCTTATATGAAGCTGCGCCGAGGCGGCCCTCATGGAAAGGAACAACCGCTGTCCAGTTTGGGAACGTCCCAAAGCGCATCGCATCCGAAAGAGCATTCTAATGGATCGCAATGGCGCGACATGGACGAGATATTGTTCCGGCTTACCCGTTCGGCAAGCGAGTCGGCTCGCCAAATGTCCGATCCAACGAGCGCGCTGCTTCGAAAGGAACTTCTTGAGGGCATACGAATCTTGCTTCGCTGCTTGAGCGAGCGAGAGCGGCGCATCTTCGAGGCGCACGTGTTCGATCAACTTCCGCCTCAACATATCGCTGCGCTGCTCGATACGTCGGTAGCCAACGTGTACAACAGCATTTCGCGATCGAGAAGGAAAGTGCAGCAAGAACGGATTCGCGTACATATCGGTACGTACATCGAAGTTAGACGGGCAGAGGGGAAGCCGGTGAGAAAGATGCTAACGGCCCCCGTATACCAATAA